From the genome of Gammaproteobacteria bacterium, one region includes:
- the hisG gene encoding ATP phosphoribosyltransferase, with amino-acid sequence MTQLTIALSKGRIFNETLPLLAHAGIVPVDDPKTSRKLILDTNLPHVKLVIVRASDVPTYVEYGAADLGVAGKDVLMEHGGDNVYEPLDLRIARCKLMVAERVGEPLQGDKRRIRIATKYVNSAKRYFAAKGQQVEIIKLYGSMELAPLVGLADGIVDVVDTGNTLRANGLEPTEHMADISSRLIVNKASMKMKSQAIKEFIKLVSEAVDRQNA; translated from the coding sequence ATGACTCAACTGACCATCGCATTGTCCAAAGGCCGAATTTTTAACGAAACCCTGCCGCTGCTGGCGCACGCCGGCATTGTGCCGGTTGATGATCCGAAGACCAGCCGCAAGCTGATCCTGGATACCAATCTGCCGCACGTCAAACTGGTGATTGTGCGCGCCTCGGATGTGCCCACCTACGTGGAATACGGCGCTGCCGATCTGGGTGTGGCCGGCAAGGACGTGTTGATGGAGCACGGTGGCGACAACGTTTACGAGCCATTGGACTTGCGCATTGCACGCTGCAAATTAATGGTGGCCGAGCGGGTGGGCGAGCCTCTGCAAGGCGACAAACGCCGTATTCGCATCGCGACAAAATATGTTAATTCTGCCAAGCGCTATTTCGCCGCCAAGGGGCAGCAGGTAGAAATCATCAAACTGTACGGCTCCATGGAGCTGGCACCGCTGGTCGGTTTGGCTGACGGTATTGTCGACGTGGTTGATACCGGCAACACCCTGCGCGCCAATGGTTTGGAGCCGACCGAACACATGGCCGACATCAGTTCACGACTGATCGTCAACAAGGCCTCAATGAAAATGAAATCACAAGCCATCAAGGAGTTCATCAAACTGGTGAGCGAGGCGGTTGATAGGCAAAACGCGTAG